The genomic region TGCGTAATACATTCCCATAGCGTTGGAACCGCCGCCTACACATGCAACCACAGCATCAGGAAGCTTATCGTTCTCTTTTTTAAACTGCTTCTTGGACTCTTCTCCCACTACTTTTTGGAAATCGCGGACGATTGTAGGAAAAGGATGAGGCCCGATCACAGAACCTACTATATAATGAGTATTAGAAACATTTAATGCCCAATCTCTCATCGCTTCCGAAGTAGCGTCTTTTAAAGTTGCAGTTCCGGAAGAAACTCCGATTACTTTTGCGCCGAGCATCTGCATACGGATCGCATTCAGCTTTTGGCGGCGAAGATCTTCTTCCCCCATGAAAATAGCGGTTTCAAATTCGAATAATGCGCCAACTGTTGCAGTTGCCACGCCATGTTGACCTGCTCCGGTTTCCGCAATGATCCTACGTTTGCCCATTGCCTTTGCAATAAGCGCTTGGCCGATCGTATTATTGATCTTATGAGCGCCGGTATGATTCAGATCCTCGCGTTTTAGCCAGATTTTAGCTCCGCCCCAGGCCTTGGTCAGCTTCTCTGCGTAGGTCAGAGGAGAAGGTCTTCCGATATAATTCCTTCTATAAAACTCCAGATCCTTTTGGAACTTTTTATCCTTACGGAGTTTATTGTAAGTTTCTTCCAACTCGATCAACGCTTCGGTTAGGATCTCAGGGGAATATCTTCCTCCAAAATCTCCGAAGTATCCTTCTTTTTCAGTGAAGCTGCGTTCTTTAGCCATGACAGTTTTTGAAGGGATTAATCTCCCAACAACTCCTGGTATAATTCCTGACGTAGGTTTTCCACTCTGGTATTCAGATCATCGAAGTC from Leptospira hartskeerlii harbors:
- the trpB gene encoding tryptophan synthase subunit beta — encoded protein: MAKERSFTEKEGYFGDFGGRYSPEILTEALIELEETYNKLRKDKKFQKDLEFYRRNYIGRPSPLTYAEKLTKAWGGAKIWLKREDLNHTGAHKINNTIGQALIAKAMGKRRIIAETGAGQHGVATATVGALFEFETAIFMGEEDLRRQKLNAIRMQMLGAKVIGVSSGTATLKDATSEAMRDWALNVSNTHYIVGSVIGPHPFPTIVRDFQKVVGEESKKQFKKENDKLPDAVVACVGGGSNAMGMYYAFLNDKKVKLYGVEAGGRGTSPGEHSATMLFGKTGFLHGTKTLVIQDDGGQVVPAHSVSAGLDYPGVGPEHAHLHSTGRVKYETVSDQGALDAFMEVCRVEGIIPALETAHAFRFAKDLAKELGKKKDILICLSGRGDKDVAEVARLVGLSQGDLI